The following coding sequences lie in one Rhizobium rhododendri genomic window:
- a CDS encoding RBBP9/YdeN family alpha/beta hydrolase has protein sequence MKVSEADILIVPGYTNSGPDHWQTRWEQKLSTARRVEQAEWSKPVRDDWAARIAEEVNASTKPVVLIAHSLGVPSVLHAIPHFKKPIAGAFFVAPPDVTNPEIRPKHLMTFGPYPRDTLPFPSMTIASRNDPFGTYEHAEEIAKSWGSTLIDAGEAGHINADSGHGPWPEGTMVFAQFLSKLKP, from the coding sequence ATGAAAGTATCCGAAGCAGATATCCTCATCGTCCCCGGCTATACCAACTCCGGTCCTGACCATTGGCAGACGCGCTGGGAGCAGAAGCTCAGCACGGCGCGGCGCGTCGAGCAGGCGGAGTGGTCGAAGCCGGTGCGAGACGACTGGGCAGCCCGCATCGCCGAAGAGGTAAATGCCTCGACCAAGCCCGTGGTTCTGATCGCCCATTCGCTGGGCGTGCCCTCGGTGCTGCATGCCATCCCGCATTTCAAGAAGCCTATTGCCGGCGCCTTCTTCGTGGCCCCACCAGACGTTACCAACCCGGAAATCCGCCCGAAGCACCTGATGACCTTCGGCCCCTATCCGCGCGATACACTGCCCTTTCCATCGATGACCATCGCCAGCCGCAACGATCCTTTCGGCACCTATGAGCACGCCGAGGAGATTGCCAAGAGCTGGGGGTCTACCTTGATCGACGCTGGCGAGGCCGGCCACATCAACGCCGATTCCGGCCATGGTCCCTGGCCCGAGGGCACGATGGTCTTTGCGCAGTTTCTCAGCAAACTGAAACCATAA
- a CDS encoding bifunctional diguanylate cyclase/phosphodiesterase — MTWFSNDETRFDGVTAGVFDVLHRVPVATLAVSLADHCMVYANAAFCAQFGTPTGHKTVDELTLPDDLPLLRRQLNGLSSEPSVEAVSMRLRGNSDRPIWVSASFTKLATPENCILIQLADIDREKRLIEDLGEKESRWNSALTGSGLGVWDHDFVKGRLSYSETWRKMRGYTSEEEVDAALENWILSVHPDDRDYVLKSIELQNSGKAVSGTFCYRERHKDGHWIWMECRGAGVEWDEHGTPTRIIGTDIDITARKAAEELLTHTSRRLDLALDVSGIGVFEANLDTGVVEWDHRLLVIYGLQHTPSLKRLDAWIETIHPDDRERIERHLQDHLAAREAFEQEYRIVRPDGTVRVIRGRSTTFVDGSGTNRMIGANWDVTTEVGLRDELNRAKELAEARNIELELAKEKIEHIALHDHLTGLPNRRYLDRMLSARAEECRADGTVLVVLHVDLDRFKQINDTLGHRAGDMMLKHAASVLRDGVAAGDFVARIGGDEFVIVCTRKAYSRKISGLAEQVIRELHKPVRYEGHDIRFGASIGIAFDSGDDLDAKQLLLNADIALYRAKGSGRNRHEFFSLDARQHIVTTKRLSDEILLGIERHEFIPFYQPQFSASTLNVIGVETLVRWQHPEHGILSPDRFMSTADDLDVVAVLDRLVLEKALADQQSWRDAGIDIPKISVNVSARRLADPNLGKALRALKIKPGTVSFELLESISLDQYGETSLANLKRLRRFGIDIEIDDFGTGHASIVGLLRLSPKTLKIDRELIKPLVASAEQRRLVGSIIEIGRSQKIGVTAEGVETMEHARILAELGCDSLQGYALARPMPAAEIPAFIRSECWRPDRNVQAA; from the coding sequence TTGACTTGGTTTTCAAACGATGAGACGCGTTTCGACGGCGTGACGGCGGGCGTCTTCGATGTTCTCCATCGCGTTCCCGTAGCAACCCTTGCCGTCTCGCTGGCCGACCATTGCATGGTCTACGCCAACGCAGCATTCTGTGCGCAGTTTGGTACTCCCACCGGGCATAAGACGGTGGATGAACTTACTCTACCCGACGACCTTCCCCTTCTTCGCAGGCAGTTGAACGGGCTTTCAAGCGAGCCCAGCGTCGAAGCCGTCTCGATGCGGCTGCGGGGCAACTCGGATCGTCCAATCTGGGTTTCGGCGTCCTTCACGAAGCTTGCGACACCGGAAAATTGCATCCTCATCCAGCTGGCCGATATCGACCGTGAAAAACGCCTCATCGAAGACCTCGGCGAAAAGGAAAGTCGCTGGAACTCGGCACTGACAGGCTCGGGGCTCGGGGTCTGGGATCACGACTTCGTCAAGGGACGGTTGAGCTATTCCGAGACCTGGCGAAAAATGCGCGGCTACACGTCGGAGGAGGAAGTCGACGCTGCACTTGAAAACTGGATCCTGTCCGTTCACCCGGACGATCGCGACTATGTGTTGAAGTCCATCGAGCTGCAAAATTCAGGCAAGGCCGTGAGCGGCACCTTTTGCTACCGGGAGCGTCACAAGGACGGCCACTGGATCTGGATGGAATGCCGCGGCGCCGGCGTCGAATGGGACGAGCACGGCACTCCCACCCGAATTATCGGTACCGATATCGACATCACCGCCCGCAAGGCTGCCGAGGAGTTGCTGACACACACGTCGAGACGGCTCGATCTGGCGCTCGATGTCTCCGGCATCGGTGTCTTTGAGGCTAATTTGGATACAGGGGTTGTCGAGTGGGACCATCGCCTGCTCGTCATCTACGGCCTGCAACATACGCCGAGCCTCAAGCGGCTCGACGCATGGATCGAAACCATCCATCCCGATGATCGGGAGAGAATCGAGAGGCATCTCCAGGACCATCTAGCCGCCCGCGAGGCTTTCGAGCAGGAATATCGGATCGTCCGGCCCGATGGTACGGTCCGTGTCATCCGCGGGCGCTCGACAACATTTGTGGACGGCAGCGGCACCAACAGGATGATCGGCGCCAACTGGGATGTGACGACCGAGGTCGGGCTCCGGGACGAGCTTAACCGCGCCAAGGAACTCGCAGAAGCCCGTAACATCGAACTTGAACTGGCCAAGGAGAAAATCGAGCACATCGCTCTCCACGACCACCTGACCGGGCTTCCCAATCGCCGCTATCTCGATCGTATGCTCTCGGCACGAGCCGAAGAGTGCCGCGCTGATGGCACGGTCCTCGTGGTCCTCCATGTCGACCTCGATCGCTTCAAGCAGATCAATGATACGCTGGGTCACCGCGCCGGTGACATGATGCTCAAGCATGCCGCCTCCGTGCTGCGCGATGGCGTCGCCGCCGGTGATTTCGTCGCGCGGATCGGCGGCGACGAATTCGTTATCGTCTGCACCCGGAAGGCATATTCAAGGAAGATTTCCGGCCTCGCCGAACAGGTTATTCGCGAACTGCACAAGCCGGTTCGCTACGAAGGCCACGATATCCGGTTCGGCGCCAGCATCGGCATCGCCTTCGACAGCGGCGACGACCTCGATGCCAAGCAACTGCTGCTGAATGCCGATATCGCGCTTTACCGCGCCAAGGGCAGCGGTCGAAACAGGCACGAGTTCTTTTCGCTGGATGCCCGCCAGCATATCGTCACCACCAAGCGCCTATCGGATGAAATCCTCCTCGGCATAGAGCGCCATGAATTCATACCGTTTTACCAGCCGCAGTTCTCTGCATCCACGCTGAACGTCATCGGCGTCGAGACGCTGGTGCGTTGGCAACATCCCGAGCATGGCATCCTGTCTCCCGACCGCTTCATGTCGACGGCCGATGACCTCGACGTCGTCGCCGTGCTCGACCGTCTCGTCTTGGAAAAAGCCCTCGCGGACCAGCAGTCATGGCGCGACGCCGGGATCGATATCCCGAAAATCTCGGTCAATGTCTCCGCCCGCCGGCTGGCTGACCCCAATCTCGGCAAGGCGTTGCGCGCGCTGAAGATCAAGCCCGGTACGGTGTCCTTCGAGCTGCTCGAATCGATTTCCCTCGACCAGTATGGCGAGACATCCCTTGCCAACCTGAAGCGTCTGAGGCGATTCGGCATTGACATCGAAATCGACGATTTCGGCACAGGCCATGCCTCCATTGTCGGCCTCCTCCGCTTGAGCCCCAAGACCCTCAAGATCGACCGCGAACTCATCAAGCCCCTGGTGGCATCGGCGGAGCAACGGCGGCTCGTCGGGTCGATCATCGAGATCGGTCGTTCGCAGAAGATCGGCGTCACCGCAGAGGGCGTCGAGACTATGGAGCATGCCCGGATCCTTGCCGAACTCGGCTGCGACAGTCTGCAGGGCTATGCGCTCGCGCGCCCGATGCCGGCTGCGGAAATTCCCGCCTTCATCCGCAGCGAGTGCTGGCGCCCCGACCGCAACGTCCAGGCCGCCTGA
- the purC gene encoding phosphoribosylaminoimidazolesuccinocarboxamide synthase, which produces MNRRRRIYEGKAKILYEGPEPGTLIQFFKDDATAFNKKKHEVIDGKGVLNNRICEYIFNHLNKIGIPTHFIRRLNMREQLIKEVEMIPLEIVVRNVAAGSLATRLGIEEGVVLPRSIIEFYYKSDALNDPMVSEEHITAFGWANPAELDDIMALAIRVNDFMTGLFLGVGIQLVDFKIECGRLFEGDMMRIILADEISPDSCRLWDVETHEKMDKDRFRRDMGGLLEAYSEVARRLGIINENEPVRGTGPVLVK; this is translated from the coding sequence ATGAACCGTCGCCGCCGTATCTACGAAGGCAAGGCAAAGATCCTTTATGAAGGACCCGAGCCTGGCACGCTGATCCAGTTCTTCAAGGATGACGCGACCGCCTTCAACAAGAAAAAGCATGAAGTCATCGACGGCAAGGGTGTACTCAACAACCGCATCTGCGAGTACATCTTCAACCATCTGAACAAGATCGGCATCCCGACCCATTTCATCCGCCGCCTCAACATGCGCGAGCAGCTGATCAAGGAAGTCGAGATGATCCCGCTGGAGATCGTCGTGCGCAACGTTGCCGCCGGATCGCTGGCAACGCGTCTCGGCATCGAGGAAGGTGTCGTCCTGCCGCGCTCGATCATCGAATTCTATTATAAGTCCGATGCCCTCAACGACCCCATGGTGTCGGAAGAGCACATCACGGCCTTCGGCTGGGCCAACCCGGCCGAACTCGACGACATCATGGCGTTGGCCATCCGCGTCAACGATTTCATGACGGGCCTGTTTCTCGGCGTCGGCATCCAGCTCGTCGACTTCAAGATCGAATGCGGCCGCCTATTCGAAGGCGACATGATGCGCATCATCCTCGCCGATGAGATCTCGCCGGATTCCTGCCGTCTCTGGGACGTCGAAACCCATGAGAAGATGGACAAGGACCGCTTTCGCCGCGATATGGGCGGACTGCTGGAAGCCTATTCCGAGGTCGCCCGTCGTCTCGGCATCATCAATGAAAATGAGCCCGTGCGCGGCACGGGACCGGTTCTCGTCAAGTAA
- the purS gene encoding phosphoribosylformylglycinamidine synthase subunit PurS — MIKARVTVTLKNGVLDPQGKAIEGALGALGFEGVDHVRQGKVFDVVLDGTDKVRAEADLKSMCEKLLANTVIENYTIALD, encoded by the coding sequence GTGATCAAGGCTCGCGTCACCGTCACGCTGAAGAACGGCGTTCTCGACCCCCAGGGCAAGGCAATCGAAGGCGCGCTCGGCGCTCTCGGTTTCGAAGGCGTGGACCATGTCCGTCAGGGCAAGGTTTTCGACGTCGTCCTCGACGGTACCGACAAGGTCCGCGCCGAGGCTGACCTCAAGTCCATGTGTGAAAAACTCCTCGCAAACACGGTCATCGAGAACTATACTATAGCTCTCGACTGA
- the purQ gene encoding phosphoribosylformylglycinamidine synthase subunit PurQ — MKSAVVQLPGLNRDRDMIAALTKISGVAPITVWQTETEIPDVDLIVIPGGFSYGDYLRCGAIAARMPVMRAIKEKAEQGVKVLGVCNGFQILVEAGMLPGALMRNASLKFVCKEIKLEVVNADTDFTRAYEKGQVIRCPIAHHDGNYFADAETLASIEGNGQVVFRYLEDGNPNGSMNHIAGIINAKGNVLGMMPHPENLIEAAHGGSDGRGLFASALDIVAA; from the coding sequence ATGAAATCAGCAGTCGTTCAGCTTCCAGGCCTAAACCGCGATCGTGATATGATCGCTGCCTTGACAAAAATCTCCGGCGTTGCGCCAATCACCGTCTGGCAGACGGAGACGGAAATCCCGGATGTCGACCTCATCGTCATTCCCGGTGGCTTTTCCTACGGCGACTACCTTCGCTGCGGCGCCATTGCAGCGCGCATGCCAGTCATGCGGGCAATCAAGGAAAAGGCCGAACAGGGCGTCAAGGTTCTCGGCGTCTGCAACGGTTTCCAGATCCTCGTCGAGGCCGGCATGCTGCCCGGCGCGCTAATGCGCAACGCCTCGCTGAAGTTCGTCTGCAAGGAAATCAAGCTCGAAGTCGTCAATGCGGACACAGACTTCACGCGCGCCTATGAAAAGGGCCAGGTGATCCGTTGTCCGATCGCCCATCATGACGGCAATTACTTCGCGGATGCCGAAACGCTGGCTTCCATCGAGGGCAACGGCCAGGTTGTTTTCCGCTACCTCGAAGACGGCAATCCCAACGGCTCGATGAACCATATTGCCGGCATCATCAACGCCAAGGGCAATGTGCTGGGCATGATGCCGCACCCGGAAAACCTGATCGAGGCCGCTCATGGCGGCTCGGACGGGCGTGGCCTATTCGCCTCCGCACTCGACATTGTCGCGGCCTGA
- a CDS encoding DUF1127 domain-containing protein encodes MGTIDTIREARGAIYSDAPQRRLRPTAFAAGIIERMAVWSEKKRSRRALRALSMDQLRDIGLTPAEVRREVAKSFFWE; translated from the coding sequence ATGGGTACAATCGATACAATTAGGGAAGCGCGGGGTGCAATCTATAGCGACGCACCGCAGCGGCGTCTTCGTCCCACGGCTTTTGCTGCCGGCATCATAGAGCGGATGGCGGTGTGGTCCGAAAAGAAGCGTAGCCGCCGGGCGCTGCGTGCGCTTTCCATGGATCAGTTGCGCGACATAGGCCTCACTCCCGCAGAGGTCCGGCGGGAGGTCGCGAAGTCATTTTTCTGGGAGTAG
- a CDS encoding PLP-dependent aminotransferase family protein translates to MTNWLPDISSGTGPVYVRVADSIETAISHGILPPGAKLPPQRNLAFDIGVTIGTISRAYALVHERGLVAGEVGRGTYVLDREHSKPITQMDPITQALSGTRGMEAPLATVRLDTTAAPDIGQGEIIGRLFADISREKSMEISSYSRTFPASWSVAGQAWLSRNDWRPAVENVVPTLGAHAAAIAVIAAVTSPGDKIVFENLTYTQVSRATRLLGRRAILVESDEQGIIPDDFERLCQQQHPRLAFLMPTAHNPTLTTMPEARRRAIAAIARRHSVWLIEDDIYGGMTGDQTPLMASIAPERTFLVSGLSKSVTAGVRGGWVACPPHFAQRVKVTHKMSTGGLPFILAETGARLVHSGHALSLRTRTVAEIATREAMAREAFAGFEFSSEPHIPFLWLKLPEPWLSGTFKNAALAEGVLIDDEDEFKAARTEKVYHRVRIAFSSPQDRSVVQSAFMTLRRLLENGSAGYDSDS, encoded by the coding sequence ATGACAAATTGGCTTCCAGACATTTCCAGTGGTACGGGTCCGGTTTACGTGCGGGTCGCCGACAGCATTGAAACCGCGATCAGCCACGGCATATTGCCGCCGGGCGCAAAGCTGCCGCCGCAACGCAATCTGGCCTTCGACATCGGCGTGACCATCGGCACCATCAGTCGCGCCTACGCCCTAGTGCACGAACGAGGATTGGTTGCCGGCGAGGTCGGGCGCGGCACATACGTGCTTGACCGCGAGCACAGCAAGCCGATCACCCAGATGGATCCCATCACGCAGGCCCTGTCCGGCACGCGCGGCATGGAGGCGCCATTGGCCACGGTTCGCTTGGATACGACGGCAGCTCCCGATATCGGACAGGGCGAGATCATCGGCCGCCTGTTTGCCGATATCAGCCGCGAAAAGAGCATGGAGATCTCGTCATACTCCCGCACGTTCCCCGCCAGTTGGTCGGTTGCCGGGCAAGCCTGGCTTTCTCGAAACGACTGGCGGCCGGCGGTCGAAAATGTCGTTCCGACGCTTGGCGCCCATGCCGCAGCAATCGCGGTCATTGCGGCAGTCACTTCGCCGGGGGACAAGATCGTCTTCGAGAACCTCACCTATACTCAGGTCAGCCGCGCCACCCGGCTGCTCGGGCGCCGCGCGATCCTCGTAGAATCTGATGAGCAGGGCATCATTCCTGATGATTTCGAGCGCCTCTGCCAGCAACAGCATCCACGCCTCGCCTTCCTGATGCCAACCGCCCATAACCCGACGCTGACGACGATGCCGGAAGCACGCCGCCGTGCCATCGCCGCAATTGCCCGACGGCACAGCGTCTGGCTGATCGAGGACGACATCTATGGCGGGATGACCGGAGACCAGACGCCGCTGATGGCAAGCATTGCGCCGGAACGCACATTCCTGGTCAGTGGACTGTCGAAGTCGGTGACGGCGGGCGTGCGCGGCGGCTGGGTCGCCTGCCCGCCACACTTTGCCCAGCGCGTGAAGGTGACGCACAAGATGTCGACCGGAGGACTGCCGTTCATCCTTGCAGAGACTGGCGCGCGTCTCGTCCACAGCGGTCACGCCCTGTCGCTTCGAACCCGCACGGTGGCAGAGATAGCGACGCGCGAGGCGATGGCGCGGGAAGCCTTTGCCGGCTTCGAATTCTCATCCGAGCCGCATATTCCATTCCTGTGGTTGAAACTGCCGGAGCCGTGGCTGTCGGGAACGTTCAAGAACGCGGCGCTGGCGGAAGGCGTGCTGATCGACGACGAGGACGAGTTCAAGGCAGCCCGGACGGAAAAAGTCTATCACCGGGTTCGCATTGCCTTTTCATCTCCCCAGGACCGCAGCGTCGTGCAATCGGCCTTCATGACCTTGCGCCGGCTACTCGAAAACGGCTCTGCGGGTTACGATAGCGATAGCTAA
- a CDS encoding acyloxyacyl hydrolase, which yields MRLNGTLRRLAFISAALASVASGSSVTAADMSQAPADTTRIFDELRFGASASIQTGHDHENGVFPDVQVLFNPFGYNPAGDWKDQITHPRIHIGTSIGTGGSADQLYSGLTWTMTYSSGIFTEAGFGGVIHNGNLTAENDGPKLGCHLLFHEYLGAGYNFDSHWSLMAQVAHSSHADLCNGPNAGMTRAGLLVGYKF from the coding sequence ATGCGCCTGAATGGTACCTTACGTCGCCTGGCCTTCATCAGTGCGGCGTTAGCGTCCGTCGCTTCCGGGTCCTCCGTCACTGCAGCGGACATGAGCCAGGCCCCTGCCGATACTACCAGGATCTTCGACGAACTGCGCTTCGGCGCAAGCGCTTCGATCCAGACCGGACACGATCACGAAAACGGCGTCTTTCCGGATGTCCAGGTGCTCTTCAATCCGTTCGGGTACAATCCGGCCGGCGACTGGAAGGACCAGATCACCCACCCCCGCATCCATATCGGCACATCCATCGGCACCGGCGGATCGGCTGACCAGCTCTACAGCGGCCTGACCTGGACGATGACCTATTCGAGCGGCATTTTTACGGAAGCCGGCTTCGGCGGTGTCATTCACAACGGCAACCTGACGGCCGAGAACGATGGCCCCAAGCTCGGCTGTCATCTACTGTTTCATGAATATCTCGGCGCAGGCTATAATTTCGACAGCCACTGGAGCCTGATGGCGCAGGTTGCACACTCCTCGCACGCCGATCTCTGCAATGGCCCTAATGCCGGCATGACCCGCGCCGGGCTGCTGGTCGGCTACAAGTTCTGA
- the purL gene encoding phosphoribosylformylglycinamidine synthase subunit PurL — protein sequence MTLSNTIQITPELIAAHGLKPDEYQRILDLIGREPSYTELGIFSAMWNEHCSYKSSKKWLRTLPTTGARVIQGPGENAGVVDIDDGDCVVFKMESHNHPSYIEPYQGAATGVGGILRDVFTMGARPIAAMNALRFGSPDHAKTRHLVSGVVAGVGGYGNAFGVPTVGGEVEFDARYNGNILVNAFAAGLAKSNAIFLSEAKGVGLPVVYLGAKTGRDGVGGATMASAEFDEQIEEKRPTVQVGDPFTEKCLLEACLELMLTGAVIAIQDMGAAGLTCSAVEMGAKGDLGIELNLDLVPVREERMTAYEMMLSESQERMLMVLQPEKEDEAKAIFVKWGLDFAIVGKTTDDLRFRVLHQGDEVANLPIKDLGDQAPEYDRPWRESDKRAALPANLVAAPDDYGQALLSLVGSANQSSRRWVYEQYDTLIQGNSLQLPGGDAGVVRVDGHPTKALAFSSDVTPRYVEADPFEGGKQAVAECWRNITATGAEPLASTDNLNFGNPEKPEIMGQLVGAIRGIGEACRALDFPIVSGNVSLYNETNGVAILPTPTIAGVGLLPDWSKMARIGGASEGDHILMIGVDGSHLGSTIYMRDILGDTSGPAPEVDLFAERRNGDFVRSAIRNDQVTACHDISSGGLVLTLAEMAMASDKGMEITLGECRGQPHALLFGEDQARYVIAVKPEIADFVCINAENAGVPFRRLGKVGGNALVIDTLLSVPVDRLRHAHESWFPAFMDGSALAAAE from the coding sequence ATGACTCTTTCCAATACCATTCAGATTACCCCAGAACTCATCGCCGCCCACGGCCTCAAGCCGGATGAATATCAGCGCATTCTGGATCTGATCGGTCGGGAACCCAGCTACACCGAGCTCGGCATCTTTTCGGCGATGTGGAACGAGCACTGCTCCTACAAGTCCTCGAAGAAATGGCTGCGTACACTGCCGACGACAGGCGCCCGCGTCATTCAGGGGCCCGGTGAAAATGCCGGTGTTGTCGATATCGATGACGGCGACTGCGTCGTCTTCAAGATGGAGAGCCACAACCATCCGTCCTACATCGAGCCCTACCAGGGCGCGGCGACGGGCGTCGGCGGCATCCTGCGCGACGTCTTCACCATGGGTGCCCGCCCGATTGCGGCGATGAATGCCCTGCGCTTCGGCTCCCCCGATCACGCCAAGACACGCCATCTCGTCTCCGGCGTCGTAGCCGGGGTCGGCGGATACGGAAATGCCTTCGGTGTTCCGACGGTCGGCGGAGAAGTCGAATTCGACGCACGCTACAATGGCAACATCCTGGTCAACGCCTTTGCGGCCGGCCTTGCCAAGTCGAATGCCATCTTCCTGTCGGAAGCCAAGGGCGTCGGCCTGCCCGTCGTCTACCTCGGTGCCAAGACCGGCCGCGACGGCGTTGGCGGCGCGACCATGGCCTCAGCGGAATTCGATGAGCAGATCGAGGAAAAACGCCCGACCGTGCAGGTTGGCGACCCCTTTACCGAAAAGTGCCTGCTGGAAGCCTGCCTCGAGCTGATGCTGACCGGTGCCGTCATCGCCATCCAGGACATGGGCGCTGCCGGCCTCACCTGCTCCGCCGTCGAAATGGGCGCCAAGGGCGACCTCGGCATCGAACTCAATCTCGACCTGGTGCCGGTGCGCGAGGAGCGCATGACGGCCTATGAAATGATGCTGTCGGAAAGCCAGGAGCGCATGCTCATGGTGCTGCAGCCGGAAAAGGAAGACGAAGCCAAGGCGATCTTCGTCAAATGGGGCCTCGACTTTGCCATCGTCGGCAAGACCACGGACGACCTGCGCTTCCGTGTGCTGCATCAGGGCGACGAAGTGGCCAACCTGCCGATCAAGGATCTCGGCGACCAGGCACCGGAATATGACCGCCCATGGCGCGAGTCGGACAAGCGGGCCGCCCTGCCCGCCAATCTCGTCGCAGCCCCGGACGACTACGGCCAGGCGCTGCTGTCGCTGGTAGGCTCCGCCAACCAGTCGAGCCGCCGCTGGGTCTACGAGCAGTACGATACGCTGATCCAGGGCAATTCCCTGCAGCTTCCCGGTGGCGACGCCGGCGTCGTGCGCGTCGACGGCCATCCGACCAAGGCGCTGGCCTTCTCCTCCGACGTGACGCCTCGCTATGTCGAGGCCGACCCGTTCGAAGGCGGCAAGCAGGCCGTTGCCGAATGCTGGCGCAACATCACGGCCACGGGTGCCGAGCCGCTGGCCTCGACCGACAACCTCAATTTCGGCAATCCGGAAAAGCCGGAGATCATGGGCCAGCTGGTCGGCGCCATCAGGGGCATCGGCGAAGCCTGCCGCGCCCTCGATTTCCCGATCGTCTCCGGCAACGTCTCGCTCTACAACGAGACCAACGGCGTCGCCATCCTGCCGACCCCGACCATTGCCGGCGTTGGCTTGCTGCCTGACTGGAGCAAGATGGCCCGCATCGGCGGCGCCTCTGAAGGCGACCATATCCTGATGATCGGCGTCGATGGCAGCCATCTCGGCTCGACGATCTACATGCGCGACATTCTCGGCGACACCAGCGGCCCCGCGCCCGAGGTCGATCTGTTTGCCGAACGCCGCAACGGCGATTTCGTCCGCTCTGCCATCCGCAACGATCAGGTCACCGCCTGCCACGACATTTCCTCCGGCGGCCTCGTGTTGACGCTTGCAGAAATGGCGATGGCCTCGGACAAGGGCATGGAGATCACGCTCGGTGAATGCCGCGGCCAGCCGCATGCGCTGCTTTTCGGCGAGGACCAGGCCCGCTACGTCATCGCGGTAAAGCCTGAGATCGCCGACTTCGTCTGCATCAATGCCGAAAATGCCGGCGTGCCTTTCCGTCGTCTCGGCAAGGTTGGTGGCAATGCGCTGGTGATCGACACGCTTCTGTCGGTTCCCGTCGACCGGTTGCGTCATGCCCATGAATCGTGGTTTCCTGCCTTCATGGACGGCAGCGCCTTGGCCGCTGCCGAATAA
- a CDS encoding BolA/IbaG family iron-sulfur metabolism protein codes for MAMKPGDIEDMIKAGIPGATVTIRDLAGDGDHYAAEVVSEAFRGKTRVQQHKMVYDALQGNMGGVLHALALQTSIPE; via the coding sequence ATGGCCATGAAACCCGGCGATATCGAAGACATGATCAAGGCCGGCATTCCCGGCGCCACAGTAACGATCCGCGACCTTGCCGGCGACGGCGATCACTATGCGGCTGAGGTGGTCTCCGAGGCATTCCGCGGCAAGACACGCGTGCAGCAGCACAAGATGGTCTATGACGCCCTGCAGGGAAACATGGGCGGCGTACTGCACGCCCTGGCGCTGCAGACGTCCATACCGGAGTAA
- the grxD gene encoding Grx4 family monothiol glutaredoxin — protein MSGINELIDNEVKSSDVVLFMKGTPQFPQCGFSGKVVQILDYIGVDYKGVNVLADAEIRQGIKDYSNWPTIPQLYVKGEFIGGCDIITEMFQAGELQQHFQEHGVPVRVA, from the coding sequence ATGAGCGGCATCAACGAATTGATCGACAATGAAGTGAAGAGCAGCGACGTCGTTCTGTTCATGAAGGGCACACCGCAGTTTCCGCAGTGTGGCTTCTCCGGAAAAGTCGTGCAGATCCTTGATTACATCGGTGTCGACTACAAGGGCGTCAATGTCCTTGCCGACGCTGAAATCCGTCAGGGCATCAAGGACTATTCGAACTGGCCGACTATCCCCCAGCTCTACGTCAAGGGTGAGTTCATCGGCGGCTGCGACATCATCACCGAGATGTTCCAGGCCGGCGAACTCCAGCAGCATTTCCAGGAACACGGCGTCCCCGTCCGCGTTGCCTGA